Within Candidatus Paceibacterota bacterium, the genomic segment TGCTTCTGTCACTCTAAAGTCAGCAATAACTCCATCTTTAAGAGGCCTGTAAGCAATTATTGAATCTGGGGTCCTTCCAATCATTTCTTTTGCTTCTTTACCAACTGCTAAAACTCTGTTTTCTCCCACAGAAACAGCAACAACAGTTGGTTCAGAAAGCGCAATTCCCCTTCCTTTTAGGAAAACAATTGAATTGCAAGTTCCAAGATCAATGCCTATTTTCGCCATAAATTTATTAAAATATTTTTATTTTTTATTAATTTCTATTCTTTTTATATCAGCTCCTACTTTCTTTAACCTCTCTTCTATTTTTTCATATCCTCTGTCAATTTGATATATATTATCGATTGTACTTTCACCCTCTGCTATTAAAGCTGCTATCAAAAGTGCTGCGCCTGAACGCAAATCATAATTTTTCATTTTTGTACCTTTCAAGGTAACCTGCCCTCTTACAATCGCTCTATGGGGGTCCAAAACTGCAATATCTGCGCCCATCCTGTTAAGTTCATTTAAATATCGCAATCTTCCCTCGTATAACGGATCATGAATTAAAGTATCACCTGGTGCCTGTGTTGCCAGAACCCCAAAAGCACATTGTAAATCAGTTGGAATACCAGGATATGGCAATACCTGAACTTTTGGAACAGGCAATAACTCTTTTGAGGATTCTACTTCAACATCACTTAATCCTTTCTTCTCGTTCACCTTCTGAATCCTTATACCAAATTCTTTAAGTTTTTCAACAACAAGGTCTAGTGTCCAAAGCGGCACATTTTTTATTATTATTTTCCCTGCAAAATCTTTACCCTTCAAAATCCTATGATTATTTACAAGTCCTGCCATTATAAGAAAAGAACCAGCTTCTACAGAATCATAAATTACAGAATGAGAAAAACCTCTTAAATTTTTTTGTCCAGTTATTTCTATTTTATGGTCTTCAAGCCATTTGATTTTTGCCCCCATTTTTGAAAGAACATCGCAAAGATCTTTCACATGGGGTTCTATCGCAGCGATCTTAATTATTGTCTTGCCGGGCAAAAGAGCTGATGTCATTAAAATATTTTCAGTTGCGGTAACACTAAATTCTTGCAAAACTACCTCGCCCGCATTTAGTTTTTCTGCGAAAAGAGTATACTTACCCCCTTCTGTTTCAACACCAGCGCCAAGCTGCATAAAAGCTTCCAAATGAACATCAATCGGGCGAGATCCTATTACGCATCCACCCGGTTTTGGAATACTTGTTTTTTTAAACCTTGAAAGTAAAGGTCCTAAAAGAAAAACCGAAGACCGAAGGGCCATAACCAAATCCTCTCTTACTTTTGCGGGATCAACGTCTTTTGCCTGTATTTTTACTTCTCTCTCAGATACCCAATCTACTTTTGCACCAAGAGTCTCTATAAGCTCTAACATTCGAAAAATATCCTCTACAAGGGGTAAATTTTTAATATAACAGGGTTCTGAAGTTAAAAGTGTGGCTGCAATTATTGGAGTTGCAGCATTTTTACATCCCCTTACTTCAATCTCACCAGCAAAAGGTGTTTTCCCCTGGATAACGAAATAATCGGTTTCCATAATTCTGAACCCCGTAAAACGGGGTAAACTCCGTGAAAAATTTCAGCCCGAGGCTGATCGGCCTTTGGCCGAAATGCGTAAGCTCCATATCACCAAGAAAATTGATTTTAAAAAAAGACATTACAGATAAAAATATAACAAATTATGAATGATTTGACAAGTTTTAAAAAAAATGCTAAATTTAGAAAACAATAACACGACTAGATGACTCCTATAGCTCAGTTATTTTAAAGAAATCAAAAGTTATGTTAAATGTTGAAAAATACAAAAATACTATAGACGGCATCTTAAAAGAACTGCCAGAAAGAAGCCAAGATGTATTATCAAGAAGGATTGGCTTTGGTGGTAATAAAGAAACGTTGGAAAAGATAGGTAAAAATTATAATATAACGAGAGAAAGAGTAAGGCAAATAGAAAATAAGGCAGTTGAAGCAATTCAAAGATCAAAAAAATACACCAACTTAAAAGAACCGTTTTTGAAGGTAAAAAATTTTATTGACTTAAATGGCGGACTTAAAAAAGAAGACATTCTTGAGATTTTACTTACTCCAAAACCAGAAGAAAGACCATATCTCTATTTTTTATTGAAGATTGGTAATCCTTTTTTCTACCAGCCAGATTCTCCGGATCTTTATTCTTTCTGGAAAACAAAAGATAATGCACCAGACTATGCCAAAATTATAAGCGACTATCTTGTAAAAATGATGGAGAAAGAAAAAAGATTATTTAATAAAGAAGAATTAATAGAACTTTCTTATAAAGAAGCTCCGGGAATAATAAAAATAAAAATACCAAAAAATTATATTGCTTCCTATATTGAAGTTACAAAAAAAATCGAAGAAAATCCTTTTGGAGAATTCGGACCCGCTTATTGGCCAGAAGTTACCCCAAAAGGAATTAGAGATGAAGCTTATCTTGTTTTAAAGAAAGAAGGAAACCCAATGCACTTTGGGGACCTTGCAAAAATAATTGAAGAAAATCTTCAAAGACCCGTTAACAAAAACACTCTCCATAATGAATTAATTAAAAATGAAAAATTTGTCCTTGTGGGAAGAGGAATTTATGCTCTAAGAGAATGGGGCTATGAAGACGGCACAGTAAGAGATATAATTGAAAAAATTTTAGACGCAAGGGGATCGCTTGAGAAAAATGAAATATTAAAAGAGGTTCAAAAAAGAAGATTAGTTAAAGAAACTACAATTATATTAAACCTCCAATATTTCAATAAGGACAATAAGGGTAGATACGTTTTGTAATTTCTAGTAAAATAAAAGTAGTCTAATTATCACTTGTCATCACTTTTTGTCATGACTGATTTTCTTCTATATCTTCCTCAAATTTTAAGAAACGTCCTCTCTTTTTGGTGGCTTTGGTTAGCTATTTTCTTATATAAACCAGCGAAATATCTTTATCTTTGGGCATTAAGAGATATAAAATTTTATGATCAAATAGAATGGGTTTTGCTTGAGATACAAATGCCAGCAGAGGTAGAAAAGACTCCAAAGGCGATGGAAAACGTTCTCCATGCTATTTGGCCAATTTTTGATCCTCCAGCAAACTTTAGGGACTACTGGATAGATGGAAAATGGAACGCTTATTATTCTTTGGAAGTTGTTGGCAGAAGGGGCGAAATACATTTTTACGTAAGAACACCAAAAACCCATAAATCTCTTGTAGAATACGCTCTATACGCAGAATATCCAAATATGGAAATAACAGAAGCTGAGGACTACGTTAAAAAATTCGGGGAATTACCGAATGAAAAATACGACATCTGGCCAACGGACCAAAGACTCTTAAAGCCAGATGTATACCCAATAAGAACTTATGAATATTGGGAAACAGAATTAACAAGAATAGAAAGAAAAATAGATCCAATGTCAACTCTTCTTGAGCACTTTACGGGACTTGAAGAAGAAGAAGAGTGCTGGATACAGATAAAAATTTCACCTGCTAATTCTGAAATTCGTCCTTATCCAGAGGAAAGTAAAAAATTTATTAATGAACTAATGAAAAGATCTCAGAAAAAAGAAATGGGAGCTATAGAAAGCCTTCAGTTGTCAAAAGCACCAATGGATATGGTAAGTGTAATTGCTGAAGGAAAACCAATTCCAGATAGGGCCGGAGGAGAAGAAGACCCAAGCTTTGACATTGGTTTAATGAAACTCAGCCCTGGAGAATCAGAAGTTTTAAGGGCAATAGAAGAAAACGTCGGTAAATATTTTTATGAAACCAATATTCGTTTTTTATATTTAGCAAAGAGAGAAATCTTTTCCCCTCCCAGAGGAGTCGCTCCTCTTGTTGGTTTCTTCAGCCAATTTTCAACTGTCAATTTAAACGGTCTTGCTCCTGACAAAACAAAACCAAAAGTTATGCCTTGGTTTTTTGAGAAAAGAAGACTTTTTACAAAAAAAAGAAAAATGTATAGATATTTTAGAGATCGTATGTGGCCATGGCACAGACCCCCTTATGTTTTCTCAACGGCGGAGCTTGCTACAATTTTCCACTTTCCAAGTAAGGAAATCGCTCCATCTATTGGAGTGCCACGTGTTGAAATTAAAAAAGGTGGATATCCCCCGGAATTACCTACTTAAAAATTAAATGAAAAAAGACATAATTTATTTTGGTAAGGCAGTTTATCATAAACACGAGAAAATTTTCGGGATAAAAACCGACGATAGACGTCGCCATATGTATATGATCGGAAAAACAGGTGTGGGAAAAACAGCTGTACTTAAAAATATGGCAATCCAGGACATAGAAGCAGGCAGGGGTGTTGGCGTCGTTGATCCTCATGGAGAATTCGCGGAAGATTTGTTAAATTTTATACCAAAATCAAGAGTGAATGATGTCGTTTATATCGATCCTTCAGACATAGATTTTCCAATTGCTTTTAATGTAATGGAAAAAGTTGATTTCTCCTGGAGACACCTTGTAGCCGCTGGACTTCTTGGGGTATTTAAAAAAATATGGCCGGATGTCTGGTCTGCAAGAATGGAATATATTTTAAACAACTCAATAATGGCTTTACTTGAAATACCCGACAGTACTCTTCTTGGAATCAATAGACTACTGGCAGATAAAGATTACAGAGAAAAAATTGTCGCGAAAGTTACGGATCCTACGATAAAATCTTTCTGGGTAAATGAATTTGCAAGATATCCCGACAGATTCCGAGAAGAAGCAGTATCCCCTATCCAGAACAAGGTGGGACAATTCATATCAG encodes:
- the murA gene encoding UDP-N-acetylglucosamine 1-carboxyvinyltransferase, which encodes METDYFVIQGKTPFAGEIEVRGCKNAATPIIAATLLTSEPCYIKNLPLVEDIFRMLELIETLGAKVDWVSEREVKIQAKDVDPAKVREDLVMALRSSVFLLGPLLSRFKKTSIPKPGGCVIGSRPIDVHLEAFMQLGAGVETEGGKYTLFAEKLNAGEVVLQEFSVTATENILMTSALLPGKTIIKIAAIEPHVKDLCDVLSKMGAKIKWLEDHKIEITGQKNLRGFSHSVIYDSVEAGSFLIMAGLVNNHRILKGKDFAGKIIIKNVPLWTLDLVVEKLKEFGIRIQKVNEKKGLSDVEVESSKELLPVPKVQVLPYPGIPTDLQCAFGVLATQAPGDTLIHDPLYEGRLRYLNELNRMGADIAVLDPHRAIVRGQVTLKGTKMKNYDLRSGAALLIAALIAEGESTIDNIYQIDRGYEKIEERLKKVGADIKRIEINKK
- a CDS encoding sigma factor-like helix-turn-helix DNA-binding protein, with product MLNVEKYKNTIDGILKELPERSQDVLSRRIGFGGNKETLEKIGKNYNITRERVRQIENKAVEAIQRSKKYTNLKEPFLKVKNFIDLNGGLKKEDILEILLTPKPEERPYLYFLLKIGNPFFYQPDSPDLYSFWKTKDNAPDYAKIISDYLVKMMEKEKRLFNKEELIELSYKEAPGIIKIKIPKNYIASYIEVTKKIEENPFGEFGPAYWPEVTPKGIRDEAYLVLKKEGNPMHFGDLAKIIEENLQRPVNKNTLHNELIKNEKFVLVGRGIYALREWGYEDGTVRDIIEKILDARGSLEKNEILKEVQKRRLVKETTIILNLQYFNKDNKGRYVL